GGACGAGATACTCTTTACCGTCTCATTGATATTTTCGATCGCAGGATACTTTCCGACGACATTATCGTATGTAGTCTCATAGTCTTCCCAGAGCCTGTTCTTCGAGAAGTCGATATCGGTAATATACTTCTCGTACTTGGAAACGAGCGAATTATACTTATCTCTCAAGAGGTTTATACCGTCGTTGATCTCAGTGAGCTTAGCCACGAATCCGGATCTTTCCTTCTCGATGGCTGCCTTCTCCTCGTTGAGCTTCCTGATTTCTTCGCTCATCGACTCATAGACAGTCTTCATCTTCTCGGAAGAAGCCTTCTGCTCTTCGATCTTCTTTCGAAGCTCTTCGCTGTCAGCAGCGTCCTTAGCTCTTTCCTCGTTGAGCTCCTTGAGTTCTTCCTCAGCCTTAGCGAGCTCCTCCTTAATGTGAGAAGCAAGATTGAGCACACCGTTACGCTCTGCAAGGATACGCTCGGACTCCGTATTACCGCGGCTGATCTTCTCACGAAGCTCATCGAGTCTTGCGTTGAATTCCTTGTTCTTGTTGTCGGTCCTGACGATATCTTCCCTGTAATCGGAAAGCTCACCCTCGGTCTCCTTAACGATCTGCTCGAGTTCTTCAAGGTCATCTGCGAGCTTTAACTTCTCAGCAGAGATCTCATGGATCATCTTCTCTGCATCGGTAAGTCCGGTCTCGAGTTCTTCTAGTCTCGTAGCGACATTTCTATATTCGGATTCTGCCTTTACACGCTCCATAGCAAAGAACTTGAGCTGTTCGTTGAGCTGTGCGATCTCACGCTTGATATCGCCTGTCTGCTCGTCAAGCTCCTGTCTTCTGGCTTCGGATACGGAGAGCATCTGCTCTGTCTTTACGATCCTGCTCTTAAGATCTTCGATCTCACGGGCACGTCCGAGGATACCTGCGGAATCCTTTCTGATACTACCGCCGGTAAGTGAACCGCCGGCATTTATGCAATCACCGTCAAGTGTAATGACCTTAACGGAATGAGATGCCTCACGGGCTATGACACGGGCATCTTCCATAGTCTCACAGATAAGGATCTTCCCGAGGAGGTTACGTACGATATCGTCGATCTCCTTAGGATTATCAACAAGATCGGAAGCGACGCCGATATAGCCGTGCTTTCGCTCACAGCCGGCAACAACGTTACGGTCGATGCTTCTGGGCTTTATGTTCTCGATAGGAAGGAATGTCACGCGACCAAGCCTCTTTGTCTTAAGGACATCGATAAGGTCTGCGGCATTCTTCTCAGTCTTTGTTACTACATTATGGATGGCGGAAGCGAGAGCGATCTCGATAGCCGTCTCATATTCTTTCTTGGTAGAGATAAGATCACCGATGACACCAACAATACCGTGACTGTTCTCTCCAACTTCATTAAAGAGCCTTCTTACGGACTCCTGATAACCTTCCTTACGCGCTTCAAGATCCTGTAAGGACTTAAGTCTTGCCTTATCGCTTATGAATGAGCGGTTATCTGCCTCGTAATCGGCAAGGAGCTTACTTTCTTCCTTCGAAAGTTCCTTGAGCTTTTCATCTCTCGTAGTGATGTCGGAAGTAACTTCGCCTTCCTTTTCCATCATCTCACGCCATGCTTCATCGGCTTCCTTGAGCTTTGTCTCCATCTCGGTCTTAAGGCCTGCAGATACCTGCCTGTTATTGCCAAGCTCACGCAGACGGTCCTCCATGGCCGAGATCTGAGCTGATGCCGATGTGATCTTCTCCTTGGTATCAAGGAGTTCATTTGTCTTTGACTCGATGCTCTTACGGATGGAATCGTTGCTCTTTTCGGAATTTCTGAATTCCTCGAGGATCTCATCCCTTTGTGAGATTATCTCCTCGGTATTCTTCTTTTCAGTATTAGCTCTGTCGAGGAGCTCATCTGCCTTTGCGATCCTTTCGGCATAGTCATTACGGAGCTTCTCGATCTCATCGATGAGTTCCTTTTCCTCAGTAGCAGAATTCTCGATATTGTCGTTTAACTGTCGAAGTCTTTCTTCGTTTATCTTTATGTCACTTACGGTATCGTGCATCTCCTCGGTAACATCGGACAGCTCCTGCCTCTTGTCCTCGATCTTATCGTCGAGCTCCTCGGATCTTTGCGTAAGTGTCGAGTTATTCTGTCTGAACTCGATATATCTGTCTTCCTGCTCCTTGATCTCGGCTTCGAGCTTTTCCTTAACGGATCCCGAATCACCCATCGCATTATTGGCATCGTCAATACGCCTTACAAGGAGTGCTATATCCTGCTCTTTCAGGGACTCGTAAGCTTTATGGTAAGCGATAGCCTTCTCGGACTGCTCCTTAAGAGGTTCGATACGTTCGGAAAGTTCATTCAAGATATCGTCGATACGTACAAGGTTCTGCTCTGTGGAATTGAGCTTTCTTTCAGCCTCATCCTTACGGACCTTGAACTTAACGATACCGGATGCTTCTTCGATTACACGCCTTCTGTCTTCGGACTTTGTCGAGAGGATCTCGTCTACTCGGCCCTGACCGACGATCGAATAACCGTCCTTACCAAGACCCGTATCGAGGAAAAGGCCTACGATATCCTTGAGTCTGCAGTTTACGTGATTTATCTGATATTCACTCTCACCCGAACGGTAGAGTCTTCTCGTTATCTGGATCTCACCGTAATCATAATCTAGGAAATGGTCGTTATTATCGAAAGTAAGAGAAACCTCGGCATAATTCATTGCCTTTCTGGACTGGGTACCGTTAAAGATGACATCTTCCATCTTTCCACCGCGGAGTGTCTTAACGCTCTGCTCACCGAGAACCCATCTGATGGCATCGGTAACATTTGACTTACCGCTGCCGTTAGGACCGACAACAGCAGTCATACCCTGATCGAATTCGATCAGCGTATATTCGGGGAACGACTTAAATCCCTGGATTTCGAGCTTCTTTAAATACATCGGTACCTGAATACTTTCCTAAAATAACGATTAATTGTATCACAAAAGAGACAAATATGCTTCAAGGCGATCAGACGCCGAACATCTCCTGGTAAACCTGGATAGCAGCCTCAGCGCCTCTCTGCTCAGCATCTTTCTTGCTGTGACCCTTAGCCTTAGCAAGGAATCTCTCGTCGGCATAAACCTCAACTTCGAACTCACGAAGATGGGCGGGACCCGATTCCCCTACGAGGATGAATTCGATCTTATGCTGATTATTCTTCATCTGAGCGATCTCGAGGAGCCTGCTCTTATAATCTAGGAATATCTTGCCGTCGATAGCATCCTTGATAGTACTGTCGAGATTAGTTAGAACGACTCTTTCGGCTTCCTTGAATCCGCCGTCAAAGTAAACTGCGGCGATAATGGACTCAAAAGCATCTGCCAAAGTTGAATCCTTGTCCGTTCCTCCGGTCTGAGCCTCACCCTTACCGAGGAGAAGATAACTGCCCATATCAAGTCTTCTGGCAACTGCCGCGAAAGACCTCTCGCAGACGATAATGCTCCTTGTCTTGGAAAGATAACCTTCATCCGCTTCGGGCTTGATCTCATAGAGCTTTTGACCGATAACAAGGTCCATCACTGCATCACCTATATATTCGAGCCTCTGGTTCGAAAGATAATGTCCCATGTTGTGTTCAAAAACATAGGTGGTGTGTGTAAACGCGAGCTGAAGGAGTTCTCTGTTCTTAAAAGTATATCCGAGTGCTGCCTCGAATTCCCCACTGTTTAGATCTTTCATAATACACCTGTTTAAAAATAAAGGCTGAATGCCTTGCGGCATCCAGCCTTATCTTTGATCAAAACCTTAATTATTCAGCAAGACTCTTGATGTACTCAACTGCATCACCGACTGTGCCAACCTTCTCAGCAACTTCATCGGGGATGGATACGTCGAACTCCTGCTCCATAGCCATAACGAGCTCAACCATATCAAGTGAATCTGCGTTAAGATCATCTACGAAAGATGAATCCATTGTGATCTTATCCTCTTCAACACCAAGCTGATCAACGATCATGGACTTAATGCTATCGAATAATTCTTCGTTTGTCATTTTTTAATACCTCCGTACGATTGTCATACAACCTACAATACTTTTAATGGAACAAGATTGAATTGTCAATAGAATTTTTCAAATATTTTCCGTATCAATCTGCGTTCTTAAGATAATTGAGATTTTTCAGGAGATAATCCATACCTGAAACCACTGTCATTACTACGCAGATAAGGAATAATACATCTCCGATGATCGTGATCGCATTAACGGGATAAGCGGCATAATCGTATGTATTTCCGCTGATCTTTAAGAGCGCAGGCTCGAACATGAGGTATACGATAGCGATCATCTGAGTAGTAGTCTTG
The window above is part of the Ruminococcaceae bacterium KH2T8 genome. Proteins encoded here:
- a CDS encoding condensin subunit Smc — its product is MYLKKLEIQGFKSFPEYTLIEFDQGMTAVVGPNGSGKSNVTDAIRWVLGEQSVKTLRGGKMEDVIFNGTQSRKAMNYAEVSLTFDNNDHFLDYDYGEIQITRRLYRSGESEYQINHVNCRLKDIVGLFLDTGLGKDGYSIVGQGRVDEILSTKSEDRRRVIEEASGIVKFKVRKDEAERKLNSTEQNLVRIDDILNELSERIEPLKEQSEKAIAYHKAYESLKEQDIALLVRRIDDANNAMGDSGSVKEKLEAEIKEQEDRYIEFRQNNSTLTQRSEELDDKIEDKRQELSDVTEEMHDTVSDIKINEERLRQLNDNIENSATEEKELIDEIEKLRNDYAERIAKADELLDRANTEKKNTEEIISQRDEILEEFRNSEKSNDSIRKSIESKTNELLDTKEKITSASAQISAMEDRLRELGNNRQVSAGLKTEMETKLKEADEAWREMMEKEGEVTSDITTRDEKLKELSKEESKLLADYEADNRSFISDKARLKSLQDLEARKEGYQESVRRLFNEVGENSHGIVGVIGDLISTKKEYETAIEIALASAIHNVVTKTEKNAADLIDVLKTKRLGRVTFLPIENIKPRSIDRNVVAGCERKHGYIGVASDLVDNPKEIDDIVRNLLGKILICETMEDARVIAREASHSVKVITLDGDCINAGGSLTGGSIRKDSAGILGRAREIEDLKSRIVKTEQMLSVSEARRQELDEQTGDIKREIAQLNEQLKFFAMERVKAESEYRNVATRLEELETGLTDAEKMIHEISAEKLKLADDLEELEQIVKETEGELSDYREDIVRTDNKNKEFNARLDELREKISRGNTESERILAERNGVLNLASHIKEELAKAEEELKELNEERAKDAADSEELRKKIEEQKASSEKMKTVYESMSEEIRKLNEEKAAIEKERSGFVAKLTEINDGINLLRDKYNSLVSKYEKYITDIDFSKNRLWEDYETTYDNVVGKYPAIENINETVKSISSLKAKIKALGPVNMNSIEEYKEISERYEFMMGQRNDIVEAKTNLEKVIADLIEEMKTQFIDQFTTINENFKTVFTDLFNGGSAEIVLENEEDVLNCGIEIKAQPPGKKLQSLTLLSGGERCLTAIALLFAILQLRPSPFVILDEVEAALDDVNVSRFTDFVRRYCVRSQFILVTHRKGTMEACDRMYGVTMQERGISKILSMRIQ
- a CDS encoding RNAse III, translated to MKDLNSGEFEAALGYTFKNRELLQLAFTHTTYVFEHNMGHYLSNQRLEYIGDAVMDLVIGQKLYEIKPEADEGYLSKTRSIIVCERSFAAVARRLDMGSYLLLGKGEAQTGGTDKDSTLADAFESIIAAVYFDGGFKEAERVVLTNLDSTIKDAIDGKIFLDYKSRLLEIAQMKNNQHKIEFILVGESGPAHLREFEVEVYADERFLAKAKGHSKKDAEQRGAEAAIQVYQEMFGV
- a CDS encoding acyl carrier protein; translated protein: MTNEELFDSIKSMIVDQLGVEEDKITMDSSFVDDLNADSLDMVELVMAMEQEFDVSIPDEVAEKVGTVGDAVEYIKSLAE